One Mesorhizobium sp. L-2-11 genomic region harbors:
- the exoK gene encoding endo-1,3-1,4-beta-glycanase ExoK: MNADSKSTSTPATGDRPFTHLMRQGKLRQLCSGGAFVLVALGSLLAGPTPSRSQDIPTAPSFVDDFTSFDRARWYIADGWANGKYQNCIWSKKQVKLSNGMLTLGFEKQKVKDRDFACGEIQSKQRFGYGTYEARMKTDSGSGINASFFTYIGPRDKQPWDEIDFEVLTKDTSKVQVNAYISGKGNNEKVVDVAGGTDKAFNDYAFVWEKDRLRWYVNGDLVNTITDPAKLPSHAQKIFFSLWGSDTMREWLGPFSDPGRKLTLQVDRVAFTALGQPCQFPESLACSIKQRPI, translated from the coding sequence ATGAACGCGGATTCGAAAAGCACGTCCACCCCAGCAACCGGCGACCGGCCGTTCACGCACTTGATGAGGCAAGGGAAACTGCGGCAGCTATGTTCGGGCGGCGCGTTTGTGCTGGTCGCACTCGGCAGCCTGCTTGCGGGCCCGACCCCTTCCCGTTCGCAGGACATCCCGACTGCGCCATCGTTCGTCGATGATTTCACCAGCTTCGACCGGGCGCGTTGGTACATTGCCGACGGCTGGGCGAACGGCAAGTATCAGAACTGCATCTGGTCCAAAAAACAGGTCAAGCTTTCCAATGGCATGCTGACGCTCGGTTTCGAAAAGCAGAAGGTGAAGGATCGCGACTTTGCCTGCGGCGAGATCCAATCCAAGCAGCGCTTCGGCTATGGCACCTATGAGGCGCGGATGAAAACCGATTCGGGCTCTGGCATCAACGCCTCCTTCTTCACCTACATCGGCCCCCGAGATAAGCAGCCGTGGGATGAAATCGACTTCGAGGTGCTGACCAAGGACACCTCCAAAGTGCAGGTCAACGCCTACATATCTGGCAAGGGCAATAATGAGAAAGTGGTGGATGTTGCTGGCGGCACCGACAAGGCTTTCAACGATTACGCCTTCGTCTGGGAGAAGGACCGGCTGCGCTGGTACGTCAATGGCGATCTGGTGAACACGATCACCGATCCGGCAAAGCTGCCCAGCCATGCGCAAAAGATATTTTTTAGCCTTTGGGGCAGCGACACGATGAGAGAATGGCTGGGGCCGTTTTCGGATCCGGGTCGCAAGCTTACCTTGCAAGTGGATCGCGTCGCATTCACGGCGCTCGGCCAGCCATGCCAGTTTCCGGAATCGCTGGCATGCAGCATTAAGCAAAGACCAATCTGA
- a CDS encoding glycosyltransferase family 2 protein, giving the protein MTEPEVCVIIAARNAARTIAVAIASALREPEVAEVVVVDDASTDDTAKVARAADDGSGRLSVIRLDVNGGPSFARNVAIASSKSPFISILDADDFFLVGRFRELFANADWDFAADNIMMIRDDAATDVSKITAPRFSADPEFLDFERFIEGNISSRRVQRGELGFLKPVISRAFLDRHGLRYDENLRLGEDYELYARAVACGARFKVIRSCGYGAIVRADSLSGQHKTQDLKRLADADLALLAIDSLPEGSKAVLRKHERQVRDKYRLRNFLDLKNEKGLTAAAAYALASQSNLIPIVRGVAADKLDALFRRAGFGSNQPVPPRRFLMAATSPVGEA; this is encoded by the coding sequence ATGACAGAACCGGAAGTCTGCGTGATCATCGCCGCCCGCAACGCGGCGCGGACAATTGCGGTTGCCATCGCATCGGCCTTGCGCGAGCCGGAGGTGGCCGAAGTCGTCGTCGTTGATGACGCCTCCACTGACGATACCGCGAAAGTCGCTCGGGCGGCCGACGATGGCAGCGGCAGGCTTTCCGTCATCCGGCTCGACGTCAACGGCGGTCCTTCCTTCGCCCGCAACGTCGCGATCGCCAGCTCCAAATCGCCGTTCATCAGCATTCTGGACGCCGACGATTTTTTTCTCGTGGGCAGATTTCGCGAGTTGTTCGCCAACGCTGATTGGGATTTCGCTGCCGACAACATCATGATGATCAGGGACGATGCGGCGACCGACGTTTCAAAAATCACCGCTCCGCGGTTTTCGGCCGACCCGGAATTTCTCGATTTCGAGCGCTTCATCGAAGGCAACATTTCCAGTCGTCGTGTGCAGAGAGGGGAGTTGGGTTTCCTCAAGCCGGTGATTAGCCGCGCTTTTCTGGACCGGCATGGGCTGCGCTATGACGAAAACCTGCGGCTGGGCGAAGACTATGAACTTTACGCGCGCGCGGTTGCCTGCGGGGCGCGTTTCAAGGTCATCAGGTCCTGCGGTTACGGCGCAATCGTTCGCGCGGATTCGCTGAGCGGCCAGCACAAGACGCAGGATCTCAAGCGTCTGGCCGACGCCGATCTGGCGCTGCTGGCGATCGACAGTCTGCCGGAAGGCTCCAAGGCCGTGCTCAGAAAGCACGAACGGCAGGTGCGCGACAAATATCGGTTGCGAAACTTCCTCGACCTGAAGAACGAGAAAGGGCTGACAGCGGCTGCGGCCTACGCCCTGGCCAGCCAATCCAATCTCATCCCCATCGTTCGCGGCGTGGCCGCCGACAAGCTGGATGCGCTGTTTCGCCGCGCCGGCTTTGGCTCGAATCAGCCTGTGCCGCCGCGGCGCTTTCTCATGGCCGCAACCAGCCCGGTCGGCGAGGCTTGA